Below is a window of Naumovozyma castellii chromosome 9, complete genome DNA.
CCCAAAGAGAGCATTATCCTCATACATGTTCTTCGCTAATGCAACAAGAGACATAGTAAGATCCGAAAACCCTGATGTCACATTCGGTCAAGTCGGGAAACTACTAGGTGAAAGATGGAAGGCTTTGACTcctgaagaaaaggaaccTTTCGAATTGAAAGCTAAGCAAGATAAGGAAAGATATGCTAGTGAAAAGGCCTTGTATGATGCTACTTTAGCTTAgtgtttttcttttctttctctatTACTTTGCTTAACTACAGTTGTATCTATTAAAATCTTTTTCTATTACGTATATTTCTGGTTTCCCATTTTCTACTTCTATTGATATCTAACTTAGTCTCTTTTGTCTTTTATTCTATAgtctattattattcattttaACAATATATTACACAACTAACCTATACTGTACTACTACAACAGGTGAGTTTTACACGTACTTTTAATCGATTTTAGACTACAAACAaaatacatacatacatatatatGACATTACTATCTGCGACGCGTAAACCAGAATATAAACGCGTCAAGTTCCACGAACAACagagagaaagaaaaaaaagtgAGACGCGTAAATTTCCCTCCATGATTATTATACATTATATATACTTGACGTGTCTCCCTCCTTCCACCTTTGTCCATTCCCatttaacaaattcatCCATTAGTTACAAAGGCCTCCTCAATCACCCCAATTAACTTATATTCCCCACTGCATATACCATAATGTTAGAAGCTAAATTCCAAGAAGCATCTCTTTTTAAAAGAATTATCGACGGTTTCAAAGACTGTGTCCAACTAGTAAACTTCCAATGTAAAGAAGATGGTATCATCGCTCAAGCTGTCGATGACTCCCGTGTCCTATTAGTGTCCCTGGAGATCGGTGTAGAGGCTTTCCAAGATTACAGATGTGATCATCCTGTCACTTTAGGTATGgatttatcatcattgaGTAAGATCTTGCGTTGTGGTAACAATACTGATACCCTTACTTTAATCGCAGATGACACCCCAGATGctattattttgttgtttgaaGATACAAAGAAGGATAGAATCTCTGAATATtctttgaagttgatgGATATTGACGCtgatttcttgaagattgAAGATTTGCAATACGATACTACTTTAATGATGCCATCTGCAGAATTCTCAAAGACAGTCAGAGATTTATCACAATTGAGtgattctttgaatatcttGGTTACAAAGGAAACTATTAAATTCGTAGCCACTGGTGATGTGGGATCTGGGTCTGTGATATTGAAaccattcatcaatatgGAAAATCCAGATGAATCAATCAAGTTAGATATGGACCAACCGGTAGACTTAACCTTTGGGtccaaatatttacaagatATCGTTAAGGGGTCTGCTCTTTCAAACAAAATAGGGATTAGATTGTCTAGTGAGGCTCCAGCTTTATTCCAATTCGATTTGTCAAGTGGGTTCTTacaattcttcttggcTCCAAAAttcgatgatgaagaagctTAAAtagaatgaaaaaaaacaaaataaaa
It encodes the following:
- the NHP6B gene encoding high-mobility group nucleosome-binding protein (ancestral locus Anc_3.333); amino-acid sequence: MAPSTKEPKKRTVRRKKDPNAPKRALSSYMFFANATRDIVRSENPDVTFGQVGKLLGERWKALTPEEKEPFELKAKQDKERYASEKALYDATLA
- the POL30 gene encoding proliferating cell nuclear antigen (ancestral locus Anc_3.332), whose amino-acid sequence is MLEAKFQEASLFKRIIDGFKDCVQLVNFQCKEDGIIAQAVDDSRVLLVSLEIGVEAFQDYRCDHPVTLGMDLSSLSKILRCGNNTDTLTLIADDTPDAIILLFEDTKKDRISEYSLKLMDIDADFLKIEDLQYDTTLMMPSAEFSKTVRDLSQLSDSLNILVTKETIKFVATGDVGSGSVILKPFINMENPDESIKLDMDQPVDLTFGSKYLQDIVKGSALSNKIGIRLSSEAPALFQFDLSSGFLQFFLAPKFDDEEA